The following DNA comes from Thermus oshimai DSM 12092.
GGTAGCCACCAGAAGGGTTTCCGCGTCAAGATAGTAAAGGGGGTGCTCACGATCTTGCTGCATGGCACCCCCTCTTTTTTCACACCCCAGGGGTTGGGGTCAAGTAGCACACGAAGGAATGTGGATCTCCTGAAACAGGAGGGCGTGCGCCCAGGGGACTGGGTGCTTATCCATGTGGGCTTCGCCATGAGTAAGGTAAGCGAAGAGCAGGCCCAAGCGCAGCTGAGGCTCTTGGCCATGCTAGACGAAGAGGCGCAGGCGGTGGAGGAGGTCCAGGGGTACCGCTTCGACTAGGGGGCAAAATGGAGTTGGAGCTTTACGGAAGCTGCACCTTAGACCAAGATGGCTGCGCAACCTGTGGGGATGTGGCTGTGCCGGTGCGGGTGCTGGCCGTGGAAGAGGGGATTGCCTTTGTGGAGGACCGGCTGGGGCAACAGACGCATGTGGCCGTGGACTTCGTTCCCGATGCCCGTCCCGGAGAGGTGATCCTCGTACACGCTGGGGTAGCCATCGGTCGGGCTCAGGAGTAAGGGATGAGATACGTCGATGAGTTCCGGGACCCGGTGTTAATTCAAAAAACTGCTGAAGAAATCCGCCGCTTGATAGATCCAAATCGGCACTATCGTATCATGGAGGTTTGCGGAGGACATACCTTTTCCATCTATCGCTTTGGCCTCCAGGACCTCCTACCTTCCAACGTCGAGCTGGTCCACGGGCCGGGATGTCCGGTTTGCGTCCTGCCCATGGGAAGGGTAGATGACGGGCTTTCCCTTTCGGAAAACCCGAGGGTAATCCTTACGGCCTTCGGGGACATGATGCGCGTCCCGGGTAGGCGAGGCAGTCCCCTGGAGCTTAAGGCAAGGGGGGCGGACATCCGCATGGTGTATTCCCCTTTGGACGCGCTTAAGCTTGCCAGAGAAAATCCCGATCGGGAAGTCGTTTTCTTTGCTATAGGTTTCGAGACCACCGCTCCCTCCACCGCCCTTACCCTTCTTCGGGCACGGGCACTGGGGGTGAAGAACTTCTCGGTCTTCTGCAATCACGTTCTGATTGTTCCTGCTATCCGGGCCATCTTAGACTCGCCGGATATGCGCTTAGATGCTTTTATCGGCCCCGGACACGTTTCCACAGTAATCGGGTGCCGCCCCTATGAGTTTATCGCTCGCGACTACGGCAAGCCGGTAGTGATCTCCGGCTTTGAGCCTTTGGACC
Coding sequences within:
- the hypD gene encoding hydrogenase formation protein HypD; protein product: MRYVDEFRDPVLIQKTAEEIRRLIDPNRHYRIMEVCGGHTFSIYRFGLQDLLPSNVELVHGPGCPVCVLPMGRVDDGLSLSENPRVILTAFGDMMRVPGRRGSPLELKARGADIRMVYSPLDALKLARENPDREVVFFAIGFETTAPSTALTLLRARALGVKNFSVFCNHVLIVPAIRAILDSPDMRLDAFIGPGHVSTVIGCRPYEFIARDYGKPVVISGFEPLDLLQSILMILRQLREGRAEVENQYKRAVPWEGNLPALRAMAEVFELRPYFEWRGLGFISQSALRLREEFAPWDAEVRFAVPGVRVTDPKAAQCGEVLKGVLKPPQCKLFGRECTPEYPIGALMVSSEGACAAYYHHVYLRQAAEGGTNG
- a CDS encoding HypC/HybG/HupF family hydrogenase formation chaperone; its protein translation is MELELYGSCTLDQDGCATCGDVAVPVRVLAVEEGIAFVEDRLGQQTHVAVDFVPDARPGEVILVHAGVAIGRAQE
- a CDS encoding HypC/HybG/HupF family hydrogenase formation chaperone, whose protein sequence is MDLLKQEGVRPGDWVLIHVGFAMSKVSEEQAQAQLRLLAMLDEEAQAVEEVQGYRFD